The stretch of DNA ACCCCGCTCCCGGTGGGCACTTCGACCTGGACTGGGGTGCCTGGGGCGAGTTCGCCGTCCCGACCTGGTACGAAGGCGGCCGTACGGCGCAGACCATCGCCCTGGCCACCACGCTCTCGCTCTGGACCGCCGCGCAACCCGCCTTCGAGGCCATCTACACCGGCCTGCACCGCACCGCCCTCAACCGCCGCCACGACTGGTTCGCCCGCACCGGCCACCCGAGCCACGTCTGCTGGTGGGTCGCCGAAGGCGCGGTGCCCACCTGGCAGGAGGGCACCGCCAAGCTGGAGCACCTCCACGCCCACGGCCCCACCCCGGCGGCCTTCACCTTCCACCGCTCCTTCGACCGAGCCGACCTCACCTGACGCCGCGCGGCGCATCAGGA from Kitasatospora sp. MMS16-BH015 encodes:
- a CDS encoding DUF3291 domain-containing protein, coding for MPHLALYTFGTLKAPLSDPAPLVREFIDGAGGVYDQISGHPGYLGHAEAVDPAPGGHFDLDWGAWGEFAVPTWYEGGRTAQTIALATTLSLWTAAQPAFEAIYTGLHRTALNRRHDWFARTGHPSHVCWWVAEGAVPTWQEGTAKLEHLHAHGPTPAAFTFHRSFDRADLT